The following coding sequences lie in one Candidatus Syntrophosphaera sp. genomic window:
- a CDS encoding type I restriction enzyme HsdR N-terminal domain-containing protein: MDFKDQIIQLSDRIEKLKKQIQTEEATKNAFIMPLIMALGYDIFNPMEVIPEFVCDIGTKKGEKIDYAIFKEGKPMILIECKHCGHDLNVHEGQLLRYFHVSGARFGILTNGIIYRFYTDLKAPNKMDEKPFFEINMTDIKENEIDELKKFHKSYFDIDNVLSTASELQYTNQLKSLIKAEMSNPSEGLVRHLAKTVYTGKMMAHVLEQFTELTRKSFNAVISEIITERLKTVLNKEKEEEEKKALENKDKAPQKDDGIVTTLEEMEAFYIVKAILSQKIPLNRVFHRDTKSYFGILLDNNNRKPICRLYLDGKKKYLYTIGEGKKETKHELESLDDIYKHAHELLDAVVMYEGMSNKP, translated from the coding sequence GTGGATTTCAAAGACCAGATCATACAGCTGTCTGACAGGATCGAAAAACTCAAAAAACAAATCCAGACCGAAGAAGCGACCAAGAACGCCTTCATCATGCCCTTGATCATGGCATTGGGCTATGACATTTTCAATCCCATGGAAGTTATTCCGGAATTCGTCTGCGACATAGGCACGAAAAAAGGGGAAAAGATAGATTATGCCATCTTTAAGGAAGGCAAGCCAATGATCTTGATCGAATGCAAACATTGCGGGCACGATCTGAACGTCCATGAAGGTCAGCTTCTTAGGTATTTTCACGTGTCCGGGGCAAGATTCGGGATCCTCACCAATGGCATCATCTATAGGTTTTATACCGATCTCAAGGCACCGAACAAGATGGATGAAAAGCCTTTCTTCGAGATCAACATGACCGATATCAAAGAGAATGAGATCGACGAATTGAAGAAATTCCATAAATCCTATTTCGACATCGACAACGTTCTCAGCACCGCGAGTGAGCTGCAGTACACCAACCAATTGAAATCGCTTATCAAGGCGGAGATGTCCAATCCCAGCGAGGGCCTGGTGAGACATTTGGCCAAAACTGTTTATACCGGGAAAATGATGGCACATGTACTCGAACAGTTCACTGAGCTAACCAGGAAATCATTCAACGCGGTCATCAGCGAGATAATCACTGAACGCCTGAAAACAGTCCTGAACAAAGAAAAGGAGGAAGAGGAGAAGAAAGCGTTGGAAAACAAAGACAAAGCCCCTCAGAAAGATGATGGGATCGTTACCACTCTTGAAGAAATGGAAGCCTTCTACATCGTCAAGGCCATCCTCTCCCAAAAGATACCGCTAAACAGGGTGTTCCATCGCGACACGAAATCCTACTTTGGCATCCTGCTGGATAACAACAACCGCAAACCGATCTGCAGATTGTATCTGGACGGGAAAAAGAAATACCTCTACACCATCGGCGAAGGGAAAAAGGAAACTAAACACGAGTTGGAATCCCTGGATGATATATATAAGCACGCTCATGAACTGCTGGATGCCGTGGTTATGTATGAAGGCATGAGCAATAAACCCTAG